In the genome of Lysobacter sp. 5GHs7-4, the window CTGGAGCAAATCCCCCCTAGCCCCCCTTATTCAAAGGGGGGAACCCAACCGTCGCCTTCGTCGCTACACGAGCCCAGCTGGTCTTCCCCCTTTGAAAAAGGGGGATTGAGGGGGATTTGCTCTTAGGCCCTACGCCGCAAATGCAAAAACAGCGGCCACTGGATCGTCCGCAGGTCCCCCGCCTCGCCCCAGGCCGCGGCCAGCGCCGGGGCATGCCGCGCGACCGGGTCGTCGCCGGTCGCGGCGCGGCAGCGCGCGGTCGCCGACATGCTGGCCAGATAACCCAGGAACCGCGGCAGGCTCCATTCGGCCTCCAGCCACAGCGTCGGCGCCGGCAGGGCCGGAAACGGCCAGGCGTAACCGGCGTAGGCAGCGTCGATCTGAGCCCGTTCCGGCGGCCAATAGGCCTCGATCTGGGCCCGGAACGCGGCCACCGGCTCCAGCATGCCCTCCGGGGCCAGGAAGTCCTGATAACCCCAGGCCGCGAGCACGCCGCCCGGCGCTAGCACGCGCTCGCATTCGGCGAAGAACGCCGCGCGGTCGAACCAGTGCAAGGCCTGCGCGACGGCGACCAATTGCACGCTGGCGTCGGCCAGCGCGCAGCGCTCGCCAGGTTCTACCGCCAGCTCGACGCGCGGGTCTTGCGCCTGCGCCCAATGCTCGGCGATCTGCTGCGCGCTGGGATCGCTGGCGTGGACCCAGGCGAAACGCGCGGCGAGCCCGCGCGTGGCCTGGCCGCTGCCGCAACCCGGCTCCCACACCCGCGAGGTCGGCGGCGCGACCGCGGCGAGCGCATCGAACAGCGCATCGGGGTACTCGGGCCGCGCTGCCGCGTAGGTGCCGGCGACCGCGGAGAAATGGTCTTTGAACGGCGTGTCGCTCATCCCGTCTCCTCAAGCCATCGCTTCACGCCGTCGCGTCGGGCCGCAGCAGCAGGCGCACGTCGTCGCCGATGCGACGCGACTCGACGATATTCAGGCGCAGCTTCTGCGTCATCGCTTCGATCTGCAGGCCGTCGAACAAGGGCCGCGCGTTCGCGCCCAACAACACCGGCGCGACGTACAGCAGTACCTCGTCGACCAGGCCTTCGGCCAGGAACGCACCGGCCAAGGTGGCGCCGGCTTCCAGCTGGATTTCGTTGACGCCGCGGTCGGCCAGCAGCTTCAACACCGCCGGCAGATCGAAGCGGCCCTCGCGCACCGCCACCGCTGCATGCTGGGCGCTGAGCTCGCGCGGCGGTTTGGCGTCGGGCGCGTGCAGGTACAGCGTGGGCGCATCGCCCTCGCGCACGCGTCCGCGCGCGACCGTGGCCAGGCCCGGGTCCAGCACCACGCGCAGGGGCGCGACGAAGGCGGTGTCGTCGCCCAGGCGCACCGTCAGCGAGGGATCGTCGGCCAGCACGGTGCCGGCGCCGGTGACGATGGCGCCGGCGCGCGCGCGCCAGCGCTGCACGTCCAGGCGCGAGGCCTCGCCGCTGATCCACTTGGACTCGCCGCTGGCCAGCGCGCTGCGGCCGTCGATGCTGGTCGCCAGCTTGACCCGCAGCCACGGCCGGCCACGTTCGATACGCGACAGGAACCCGCGGTTGAGCGTGCGCGCCTGCGCCTCCATCAGGCCGCTGGACACGGCGACGCCGGCCGCCTGCAACTGCGCGAAACCGGCGCCGTCGACCTGAGGGAACGGATCGCGCATCGCCGCAACCACGCGGGTCACGCCCGCCGCGATCAGCGCCTGGCTGCAGGGGCCGGTGCGGCCGGTGTGCGCGCAGGGCTCCAGCGTCACGTAGGCGGTCGCGCCGCGCGCGCGTTCGCCGGCGGCGTTCAAGGCATGCACTTCCGCATGCGGCTCGCCGGCGCGCTGATGCCAGCCCTCGCCCACCGCTTCGTCGCCGTGCGCGATCACGCATCCGACCATGGGGTTGGGCTTGGTGGTGTAGGCGCCCAGCTCGGCCAGGCGCAGCGCGCGGGCCATGTGGGCGTGGTCGGTGGTGCTGAACTCGGTCGTCATGGCACGGGTTTGAAATGAGTGGCGTCGGGGAAATCGGAGATCAGGCTGCGGTCGGCCTGCACCGTCAAGGTCATCATGCCGCCCTCGGCCGCGCCGATGGCATGAGGGTCGAACTCGATCAGGTATAGCAGCTTGGTCGCATCGTCCACGTCGAGCCAGCGCGGCCGATCGGGCTGCTGCGGAAAACGCACGCCGATGGCCTTCACCACGGCGTCGGCGGGCAAGCCGGCGAACTCGAAATCGCCGTCGCTACCCGACTGCGAGGATTGCTCGATCACGCGGCCGTCGGCCAAACGCAGCAAGGCCTTGGCATCGCCCACCGCCAGACCGTAGCGCGGCTCGTACACCTTCACCCACACGCTGTCGCCGGCACGACGCGGCCGGTTCGCCCACCAGCGGTCCAGCGGCAGCAGGCCCGCGTCCACCGCCTGCTGCAAGGTCTCGATGCCGTCGCCGCGCACCGCGCCCAGATCGGTTTCGGTCAAGGGCGCGGGCAAGGTACGCACAATGCCGTCGCCGCCGCCGATCGCGCCCTCCATCAACGCGACGGTGGTCTGGCTGCGCTGCCAGCAGCCGCTCGCCTCCACGCCCGCCATCGGTACATCGCGGATGCGGAAGCTGCCGTCGGCATTTAATTGCAGGCTCGCCATCGCCTGCGCCCCGGTCGCGGCATAACGCCCTGCTGTCGCCACGTCGGCGGGGGCGCAAATCGCGACGGCCGCAGGCGACATCATCGCCGCGCACCCGCTCAGCGCGAGCAGGCACAGCGCGCGCAGGCGCCCGCTGCCCGTGACCGCACCACGGTTGTTCGTGGCCGACACATGCGGTGAGTCGCGGAATCCTTCGCGCATCGAAGGCACCTGCGCGACCTCAGTCGCGTACATAGCGGCCGCGCACATTGGGCATGATCAACGCGCCGTCTTCCTGGCTCAGAATGATCCAGTCGAACGGCACCGGCCGCGCCGCGGCGCTGTCCAGGGTGATCGCGAAAATACGGCCCCGGCCTTCGTCCAGCGCCACCGTCTGCGGCGGAAGGTCGGCGGGCCGAAGAACCACATGCTTCAAGCGCGCGCCCTCGCGTTGCACGGCCAAGGCCCAGCCGCTGGGACCGGTTTCGGTATGCTCGCTGCGTCCGTCGGAATAGGCGAACTCGACGCCGATCCCCTGCGCGCGAGCACCCGATTTCGGATCGCCGACGACCACGGCGTAGCCGCCCTTACCTACCTCCGATGCCGGCGCGCAACGTTCGGCATCGAACTTCGCCGGACGCAAGTCGGGCGTGGGCCGCTCGGCGGTCGCATGCAGGCGCCAGACCTGCCGCAGTTGTTGCAGATAGGTCTGCGCGGCGCGTTCGGCGGCCTCCATCTCGTTGGCGGGGGCCGCCTCATCAGGCGGCGGTTGTGCTCCATTCGCGGCGGCCATCGCGGCAGCG includes:
- a CDS encoding class I SAM-dependent methyltransferase produces the protein MSDTPFKDHFSAVAGTYAAARPEYPDALFDALAAVAPPTSRVWEPGCGSGQATRGLAARFAWVHASDPSAQQIAEHWAQAQDPRVELAVEPGERCALADASVQLVAVAQALHWFDRAAFFAECERVLAPGGVLAAWGYQDFLAPEGMLEPVAAFRAQIEAYWPPERAQIDAAYAGYAWPFPALPAPTLWLEAEWSLPRFLGYLASMSATARCRAATGDDPVARHAPALAAAWGEAGDLRTIQWPLFLHLRRRA
- the ribD gene encoding bifunctional diaminohydroxyphosphoribosylaminopyrimidine deaminase/5-amino-6-(5-phosphoribosylamino)uracil reductase RibD — translated: MTTEFSTTDHAHMARALRLAELGAYTTKPNPMVGCVIAHGDEAVGEGWHQRAGEPHAEVHALNAAGERARGATAYVTLEPCAHTGRTGPCSQALIAAGVTRVVAAMRDPFPQVDGAGFAQLQAAGVAVSSGLMEAQARTLNRGFLSRIERGRPWLRVKLATSIDGRSALASGESKWISGEASRLDVQRWRARAGAIVTGAGTVLADDPSLTVRLGDDTAFVAPLRVVLDPGLATVARGRVREGDAPTLYLHAPDAKPPRELSAQHAAVAVREGRFDLPAVLKLLADRGVNEIQLEAGATLAGAFLAEGLVDEVLLYVAPVLLGANARPLFDGLQIEAMTQKLRLNIVESRRIGDDVRLLLRPDATA